In the Littorina saxatilis isolate snail1 unplaced genomic scaffold, US_GU_Lsax_2.0 scaffold_440, whole genome shotgun sequence genome, one interval contains:
- the LOC138956717 gene encoding uncharacterized protein yields MAESNNVMLMVALSWITSTTARPMTINEANPPCEAPLVWEGQTGKLKFFYRPEAFSSEAFFAILKRADNPGKDILVCTTRLGIKCNVSSPQYNLHSVTNHSLTVLIPRITKDFEDTYMLLTYTKGTLQPTDACRLVVKANKETCDNPAVLEGQIGKLTFFLRPDILAFEDFFATLRRANNPGRDILVCTRKSPLNCHISSPHLYQSNGIVDDTLTLLIPNVSRTFEDTYVLKVYANGSSQPFDACSLHVKGLPTKASSDIHSIVVPVVVVLVVAVLITVIFVLKRKNKLPCLSLQTRSTTDAPQALEENKRYNYAPIG; encoded by the exons ATGGCTGAGTCCAACAATGTCATGCTGATGGTTGCCCTGTCCTGGATAACCTCGACAACTGCACGGCCAATGACAATCAATGAAG cTAACCCACCTTGTGAAGCCCCATTGGTCTGGGAAGGTCAGACTGGAAAGCTCAAGTTCTTCTATAGGCCTGAAGCATTTTCTTCTGAGGCCTTTTTTGCAATTCTTAAACGAGCGGACAACCCAG GGAAGGACATACTAGTCTGCACCACAAGACTGGGAATTAAATGCAATGTCAGCAGTCCACAATACAATCTGCACAGTGTAACAAATCATAGCCTTACGGTGCTCATTCCACGCATTACAAAGGACTTTGAAGATACGTACATGCTGCTTACCTACACCAAAGGAACATTACAGCCTACGGACGCCTGCCGTTTAGTGGTTAAAG ccaATAAAGAAACTTGTGACAATCCAGCAGTTTTGGAAGGCCAGATCGGAAAACTTACATTCTTCCTCAGGCCCGATATCCTTGCCTTTGAAGACTTCTTTGCAACGTTGAGACGAGCTAATAACCCAG GCAGAGATATATTGGTTTGTACTCGGAAATCACCATTAAACTGTCACATCTCCAGTCCGCACTTATACCAGTCAAATGGAATAGTTgatgacacactgacactgctGATTCCAAACGTGAGCAGGACATTCGAAGACACGTATGTGTTAAAAGTTTACGCCAATGGCTCTTCTCAACCATTCGACGCCTGTTCTCTACATGTCAAAG GACTCCCCACCAAGGCAAGCTCGGACATCCACAGTATAGTCGTCCCGGTGGTCGTAgtgcttgttgttgctgttttgatTACTGTTATCTTTGTCCTGAAGAGGAAAAACAA GTTACCGTGTCTTTCTCTGCAGACGAGATCCACAACGGATGCACCGCAAGCTcttgaagaaaacaaaaggtACAATTATGCCCCTATTGGATAA